From one Lycium ferocissimum isolate CSIRO_LF1 chromosome 7, AGI_CSIRO_Lferr_CH_V1, whole genome shotgun sequence genomic stretch:
- the LOC132064867 gene encoding scopoletin glucosyltransferase-like, which produces MDRKTDKLHIYFLPMMAPGHMIPLVDIARQFARHGVKVTVITTPLNASKFSKTIQRDRELGSDISIRTTEFPCKEAGLPEGCENIASTTSTLMYLNFIKGLSLFQKPIEQFLEEDHPDCLIAAPQFSWAVDVAAKLGIPRLFFNGTGFFPLCALHSLMEHKPHLKVESETEEFIIPGLPDTIKMSRQQIPDHLKDETESVITEMVKDIMGAEMTSYGAIVNSFYELEPNYVKQYREAEGRKAWHVGPVSLCDKDNEDKAQRGRDTSLCEQQCLDWLNTKEPKSVIYICFGSMAVFSSAQLLEIAMALEASDQKFIWAVTQTTINDEQNEWMPEGFEEKLKGRGLMIKGWAPQVLILDHEAIGGFVTHCGWNSLLEGVTAGVPMVTWPLSAEQFFNEKLPAQILKIGVPVGAQAWSHRTDSTVPIKREQIQIAVTKMMVGQEAEEMRSRAAALGKFAKRAVEKGGSSDNSLISLLEELRKRKSSSN; this is translated from the coding sequence ATGGATAGAAAAACTGATAAACTTCACATATACTTTCTGCCTATGATGGCTCCTGGCCACATGATACCACTAGTAGACATAGCTAGACAATTTGCTAGGCATGGGGTGAAGGTAACCGTTATCACGACTCCTCTAAACGCATCTAAATTCTCCAAAACAATCCAAAGAGACAGAGAGCTTGGCAGTGATATTAGCATCCGTACAACAGAGTTCCCTTGCAAAGAAGCTGGATTGCCAGAGGGATGTGAAAACATAGCTTCTACTACTAGCACACTAATGTATCTGAATTTCATCAAGGGCTTATCACTGTTTCAAAAACCAATTGAACAGTTCCTGGAGGAAGACCATCCAGATTGTCTAATAGCAGCCCCTCAATTTTCATGGGCTGTTGATGTTGCAGCCAAGCTGGGGATTCCAAGGCTATTTTTCAACGGCACTGGTTTTTTCCCTCTTTGTGCTTTACACAGTTTGATGGAGCACAAACCTCATTTGAAGGTTGAATCTGAGACGGAAGAGTTCATCATCCCTGGCCTTCCTGACACAATAAAGATGTCAAGACAACAAATTCCAGACCATTTAAAGGATGAAACAGAAAGCGTAATAACTGAAATGGTTAAAGATATTATGGGAGCAGAAATGACTAGTTATGGAGCTATTGTAAACAGCTTTTATGAGCTGGAGCCAAATTATGTAAAACAATACAGGGAAGCAGAAGGGAGAAAAGCATGGCACGTCGGTCCAGTTTCACTCTGCGACAAAGACAATGAAGATAAAGCCCAAAGAGGCCGAGACACCTCCCTTTGTGAGCAACAGTGTTTGGATTGGCTCAATACCAAGGAACCAAAATCAGTCATTTATATATGTTTCGGCAGTATGGCAGTCTTTTCGTCAGCTCAATTGCTTGAGATAGCAATGGCTCTTGAAGCTTCAGACCAGAAGTTTATCTGGGCGGTGACGCAAACTACAATCAATGATGAACAGAATGAGTGGATGCCAGAAGGATTTGAGGAAAAGCTGAAGGGACGAGGTTTGATGATAAAAGGATGGGCACCCCAGGTGTTGATCCTTGATCATGAAGCCATTGGTGGTTTTGTGACTCACTGCGGATGGAACTCATTGCTAGAGGGAGTAACTGCTGGAGTTCCAATGGTTACATGGCCACTGTCAGCGGAGCAATTTTTTAATGAAAAGCTCCCCGCACAGATTCTGAAGATTGGAGTCCCAGTAGGTGCTCAGGCCTGGTCTCACAGAACAGATAGCACTGTCCCAATAAAAAGGGAACAAATCCAGATAGCAGTGACCAAAATGATGGTTGGTCAGGAAGCTGAGGAGATGAGAAGCCGTGCAGCTGCCTTAGGAAAATTTGCTAAAAGGGCTGTGGAGAAAGGTGGATCGTCTGACAACAGTTTGATTTCCTTACTAGAAGAATTGAGGAAGAGGAAAAGCAGCTCCAACTGA
- the LOC132064868 gene encoding scopoletin glucosyltransferase-like, translating to MLEKTDQLHVYFLPMMAPGHMIPLVDMARQFARHGVKATIITTPLNASKFSKTIQRDRELGSDISIRTTEFPCKEVGLPEGCENLASTTSSEMTLKFIKALYLFQQPLEQFLEEDHPDCLIAGTLFPWAVDVATKLGIPRLVFNGTGLLPLCAYHSVMEHKPHLKVESETEEFIIPGLPDTIKMSRQQLSDHLKDETETPMTEVVKDIMRAEMSSYGAIVNSFYELEPNYVKHYREVVGRKAWHIGPVSLCNKDNEEKAQRGQDSSVCEQQCLDWLNSKEPESVIYICFGSMSIFSSPQLLEIAMALEASDQQFIWVVKQNTTNEEQDKWMPEGFEEKLEGRGLIIKGWAPQLLILDHAAIGGFVTHCGWNSLLEGVTAGVPMVTWPLSAEQFFNEKLLVEILKIGVPVGAEAWSQRTDSRVAINRENIQRAVTKLMVGQEAAEMRTRAAALGNLAKMAVEKGGSSDNSLVSLLEELRKRKSSSN from the coding sequence ATGCTTGAAAAAACTGATCAACTTCATGTATACTTTTTGCCAATGATGGCTCCAGGCCACATGATACCATTAGTAGACATGGCCAGGCAATTTGCTAGGCATGGCGTGAAGGCAACAATTATCACGACTCCTCTCAACGCGTCTAAATTCTCCAAAACAATCCAAAGAGACAGAGAGCTGGGCAGTGATATTAGCATCCGTACGACCGAGTTCCCTTGCAAAGAAGTTGGATTGCCAGAAGGCTGTGAAAACTTAGCTTCTACAACTAGTTCAGAAATGACTCTGAAATTCATCAAAGCCCTTTACTTGTTTCAACAGCCACTTGAACAGTTCCTGGAAGAAGATCATCCAGATTGTCTAATAGCAGGCACTCTCTTCCCATGGGCTGTTGATGTTGCAACCAAGCTGGGCATTCCAAGACTAGTTTTCAATGGCACTGGTTTACTCCCTCTTTGTGCTTATCACAGTGTGATGGAACACAAACCTCATTTGAAGGTTGAATCTGAGACAGAAGAGTTCATCATCCCTGGCCTTCCTGACACAATAAAGATGTCAAGGCAACAGCTTTCAGACCATTTAAAGGATGAAACAGAAACCCCAATGACTGAAGTAGTTAAAGATATTATGAGAGCAGAAATGAGTAGTTATGGAGCTATTGTTAACAGCTTTTATGAGCTGGAACCAAATTATGTAAAGCACTATAGGGAAGTGGTAGGGAGAAAAGCATGGCACATCGGTCCAGTTTCACTCTGCAACAAAGACAATGAAGAGAAAGCACAAAGAGGACAAGACAGCTCCGTTTGTGAGCAACAATGTTTGGATTGGCTCAATTCCAAGGAACCAGAATCGGTCATTTATATATGTTTCGGCAGCATGTCAATTTTTTCGTCACCTCAGTTGCTTGAGATAGCAATGGCTCTTGAAGCATCAGACCAGCAATTTATCTGGGTGGTGAAGCAAAATACAACAAATGAAGAGCAGGATAAGTGGATGCCAGAAGGATTCGAGGAAAAACTGGAAGGACGAGGTCTGATAATAAAAGGATGGGCACCTcagttgttgatccttgatcaTGCAGCCATTGGAGGTTTTGTGACTCACTGTGGATGGAACTCATTGCTCGAAGGAGTAACTGCTGGAGTGCCAATGGTTACATGGCCACTGTCAGCGGAGCAATTTTTTAATGAAAAGCTGCTGGTGGAGATATTAAAGATTGGAGTTCCAGTAGGTGCTGAGGCCTGGTCTCAAAGAACAGATAGCAGAGTCGCAATAAACAGAGAAAACATACAGAGAGCAGTGACCAAACTGATGGTTGGTCAGGAAGCTGCGGAGATGCGAACCCGTGCAGCTGCCTTAGGAAATTTGGCTAAAATGGCTGTGGAGAAAGGCGGATCCTCTGACAATAGCTTGGTTTCCTTACTAGAAGAATTGAGGAAAAGGAAGAGCAGCTCCAACTGA